The sequence TGGCTTACTAATGTTAAGTACTGAAAGCGAAGGTAACATATAGAATAAATTCCATGTGGTCACAAAACTTAATATTTGATTATGATGCGTTGGAGCTTGATTTATTAGAATATAAAATTGATGCAGGACATATTACAATATTCATGAGGAGCAGGAAAAGATCTCAATCATGTCCTCTTTGTAATGCTTTGTCGACAAGACTGCATAGTTACTATCACAGATCATTTAGGGATTTGCCTGTATTTGATAATAAAGTACTGATAAAACTAAAATGCAGAAAATTTTATTGTGAGAACGAAGCTTGCGCTAGAAAGATTTTTGTTGAACCTCTAAAGAACGCATTTTCCAGATATAGCCGGGTCACGAATAGATTAAGTAAGAAATTATTGAATATAGCATTATTAGTTGGTGGAAATATGGGAGCTAGATTATCTAATACCCTGAATATTGCAACGAGTAGTTCTACATTTATCAGATTAATACACAAACAAAAAATGCCTCAAAATCTTGAGACAAATGCAGTAGGAATAGATGATTGGGCATATAAGAAAGGGCAAAATTATGGTACTGCAATAATTGATTTAAATTCAAGAAAGATTATCGATCTACTACCAGATCGCGAATCCAAAACTGTGGAAGATTGGTTTAAACAAAGGCCTTATATAAAAATTGTAACACGAGATCGTTTTGCCAGGTATGCAAAAGGTGTTTCAAATGGTGCTCCCCAGGCAGATCAAATTGCAGATCGCTGGCATTTAATCAAGAATATGGGTGATGCCTTAATCAAATTATTAGAACGCACCCGCCAAAGTATGAAACCACAACTCTTGATAAAGGCAATGGATGCCAATGAAAATTTGGAGTTAGGGAATCAAACATTGACAAAATCCTCCTCTGGTAAAACACCTAAGAGATTTTCTCAGCTGCAGCAAATCAAAGCATATTATAAAGACGGCGTACCGATAAGAACCATTGCCAGACTGGTTGGAGCAATCAGGAATACTGTGAAAAAGTATTTGCATCTTAATGAGCCTCCTCCAAAAATACCCTCCAGAAGCAACTTAACTAAGTATGTCGATCATTTAAAATCCAGGTTGAGAGGATCCTGATGTGAAATTATTGAGTTATGGAATGAAGTTAAAGAGAAAGGATATAAAGGATGTAAGAGTGTCTTTTACGAACATCTGAGAGGATATCAGAAAGGAAAACGTTACCCAATTATATCTTCATCTTCAATACCCTACTGGTCAGCAAGAAAAGTGAGTCTATTATTATACCGAAAAACTGATCAATTATCTACGGAAGAGAGAGAATTAATAACTATGTTAAAAGATCGGTCGGTGGATATCAAATCAGCGTCATTATATGCAAACAATTCATTTTAACTTTAAATAAAGTTTAAAAATAGTTAAAACTGAATATTACCTATCACCTTTGCCAGTATCTCCGCAATAATCGCCCCTCCCTTATCTGAAGGATGTATCCCATCATAAGTAACATCTATCGCTTCCTTAGGATAAGGATATACATCTCCCACAGT is a genomic window of Chitinophaga sp. LS1 containing:
- a CDS encoding ISL3 family transposase codes for the protein MWSQNLIFDYDALELDLLEYKIDAGHITIFMRSRKRSQSCPLCNALSTRLHSYYHRSFRDLPVFDNKVLIKLKCRKFYCENEACARKIFVEPLKNAFSRYSRVTNRLSKKLLNIALLVGGNMGARLSNTLNIATSSSTFIRLIHKQKMPQNLETNAVGIDDWAYKKGQNYGTAIIDLNSRKIIDLLPDRESKTVEDWFKQRPYIKIVTRDRFARYAKGVSNGAPQADQIADRWHLIKNMGDALIKLLERTRQSMKPQLLIKAMDANENLELGNQTLTKSSSGKTPKRFSQLQQIKAYYKDGVPIRTIARLVGAIRNTVKKYLHLNEPPPKIPSRSNLTKYVDHLKSRLRGS